A genomic region of Ovis canadensis isolate MfBH-ARS-UI-01 breed Bighorn chromosome 9, ARS-UI_OviCan_v2, whole genome shotgun sequence contains the following coding sequences:
- the RBIS gene encoding ribosomal biogenesis factor — protein sequence MAKNKLRGQKSRNVFHIASQKSFKVKNKAKPVTTNLKKINIMNDEKVNRVNKAFIDIQKELANFSKGLSLEPPQKQLMSQQCHENVPVNVDEATRLMAQL from the exons ATGGCCAAGAACAAACTAAGAGGGCAGAAGTCCAGGAATGTATTCCACATAGCCAGTCAAAAAAGCTTTaaggttaaaaataaagcaaaaccagTTACCACTAATCTTAAGAAG ataaacattatGAATGATGAAAAAGTTAACAGAGTGAATAAAGCTTTTATAGATATACAGAAGGAACTGGCAAACTTCTCAAAAGGCCTTTCCCTTGAACCTCCGCAGAAACAACTG ATGTCTCAGCAGTGTCATGAAAACGTACCAGTTAACGTTGATGAAGCTACAAGGTTAATGGCTCAGTTGTAA